Proteins encoded within one genomic window of Halocatena marina:
- a CDS encoding metallophosphoesterase: protein MFEPVPDEPAALADLGSDRALVIADYHAGLEVALRREGVELPMRDTDRREALLTLLDRTDADHIVFLGDIATDIGASNREERAELQSLFAAITERVPVTIVKGNHDGAIEELTDDDEIRVTGTEGIRIGSVGFVHGHTWPSIDVLTADTVVMGHEHPMVRLIDEVGGSRTERVWLRGPLRSDPFEAYHETALEISGELVVCPAFNDLTGGTWTNLDQDFLSPFLPAGVESAQAYLLNGTRLGAYDEI from the coding sequence ATGTTCGAACCGGTTCCCGACGAACCAGCGGCGCTTGCGGATCTCGGATCGGACCGTGCGCTCGTTATCGCGGACTATCACGCTGGGCTCGAGGTTGCACTCCGACGCGAGGGCGTCGAACTTCCGATGAGGGACACGGATCGAAGGGAGGCTCTGCTCACGTTGCTCGATCGGACGGATGCAGATCATATCGTTTTTCTCGGTGATATCGCCACGGACATTGGTGCATCCAACCGTGAGGAGCGCGCTGAGCTCCAGTCGCTGTTTGCCGCTATCACAGAGCGTGTTCCCGTCACGATCGTGAAGGGAAATCACGACGGTGCGATTGAGGAGCTAACCGACGATGATGAGATTCGCGTCACTGGAACTGAAGGGATCAGGATCGGCTCAGTCGGCTTCGTTCACGGACACACGTGGCCCAGCATCGACGTACTCACGGCAGACACCGTTGTGATGGGCCACGAACACCCAATGGTCCGCCTGATTGATGAGGTCGGCGGCAGTCGGACGGAACGGGTGTGGCTTCGAGGACCGCTCCGATCCGATCCGTTCGAAGCCTACCACGAAACAGCACTCGAAATCAGTGGCGAACTCGTCGTGTGCCCGGCGTTCAACGATCTCACTGGCGGAACGTGGACGAATCTCGATCAGGATTTTCTCTCGCCATTTCT